A region of the Lycium barbarum isolate Lr01 chromosome 1, ASM1917538v2, whole genome shotgun sequence genome:
AGTCTTTATTTGCAACACTATTTACAGAATTCAAAAAGGAGTGTGCAGGTAAGACATTGTGTGTGTTTTCCTTCTCTAAGTTTAATCCTTCAGGCTTCAGAATATAGAGTCCTTCTTCTGCTTTACCAATCCCCAGTACCTTCCCACTTGAGATTTCCTGAAACATACAAAAGTGAGGAAAGAATGCTGCCATACAATCTAGATCCTTAGTAATCTGGGATACTGATAGGAGATTGTATTTGAAATCTGGAATATATAGCACATTATCAACTGTTTTGTTTTTTAAGATAGAAGCTTCACCAACATGTGTGATAGACACTTGTCCACCAGTTGGAAGGTTCACTCTATTTTTATGACAACCTGCCAATTCTCTCTATTTATCTAGCAAATTTAGATTGTATACCATGTGATTTGAGGCACCAGTATCTACTATCCAGTTACACTTAACTAGATTAGTCAATAGGGCCACAGTTCATGCAGTTCCAATTGATGCTGCATTGGCTACTGACTCTGCTTGTTTGCCTTGTAGCATCTGCATGATCTGATTGTACTGTTCAAGTGTGAAGAATGGAGCAGTTGGAGTTGCTGGTATATTATGAACTGTAGATATTCCTGATGAATCTGCAACATTATCTGGTCCTGTAGTGGCATTATTAGCATAGTTTGGAGCAGTTCTAACTTCTTTGCCTCTCTTCTTGTTTTTGAGGTCAGTAGGGTAACCATGGAGCTTGTAGCAGTTTTCCCTGGTATGTCCCTTATAGTGACAAAACTCACAAACAAGATGCCCTTTTCCTGAGTAGCCACCACCACTGGAATAGTTTCTACCACCAGAATAATTTCCTCCACTAGGATAGTTTCCACCAGGACGGTTTCCACCACTAGAGTAGTTTCCTCCACCAGAATTTCCAGAACTTCCTCCACTATGATAACTACCATTCCCAGAATAATTTCCACTATATTGATAGTTATTTCCACCAGAGTTGCCACCATAGTGACTGCTTCCAGCATGGTGACTAGGTCTGAAGTTGTCACCATGTGCTCTATTTCCCATTAGAGCAGTATGAtcactagtatcaacatttccaccAAAACTACTCACACTTCCATTCAACCTTTGACTTTCAACATTTATGATCATTGCATAGGCTTAATTGATGCTAGGTACATGACTCATCAATAACACATGACTTCTAGCTTATTCAAATGTTTCATTCAGTCCCATAAGAAATTGCCATAGTTTTTGATTCAGAAAGTGATCTGAGTACTTTTTAGATTCAGGACAACCACATGAGGGAGAAGGTGCTAAGGCTTCATTTTCATCCCACAGTTCCTTCAATCTAGAAAAATATGCAGATACAGAAGCTGTACCTTGAGTGATTCTAGCAATTTCCTTATGGATGTAATAAGCCCTAGAGGCATCAATTTTGTCAAACCTTTCCTTCAAATCCTTCCAAATAGTGTGAgcatcagaagcatgcataacaCTGCTAATTAGATTTTTCGAGACAGTGTTCATTATCCATGCTAATACTATGGCATTACACCTCTCCCACATATCATGCAAGCTAGAATCATACATGTCTTTCCTACAGGTTCCTAGAACAAAGCCTAGCTTATTTTTTCCTTTTAGAATAATACACATATATTTACTCTAAATTGAGTAATTTTCAGATCCAACTAGTTGAACAGAAATCAAAACTGCACCTTGAGTGTCAGAAGGATGAATGTAGAGAGGATGACTATGATGAACGGAGTCTTCATTAATGGCGGTTGTTTGTGCTGCTCCATTTGCACTTGTTGTTTCAGTTGAATTAGTCATTTCAATTGATTATACACACAGTTTTGAAGGAATTATCGAGTTCAACTCAGAATTTCTGCAATTAAACACCTTCGATTTCAATCACAACCCTAATTTGTGAGAAATTCTCTTTGGAGTTAAAAATCACTTCGATTGAAAACAAAACACTGTACTCCGAGATAATTGAGACTGTGATCTTCACCTTGAAGCTATGATACCATGATGAAGCTCATTAATGGAGTCTTAGACAGTGTAACGAGAAGAATTGGAAGAATTATATTGAGAGAATGAAGAACAAAGTTGAGAGAGAAGAAACTGTTTCAATCTTCATAGAGAGAAAATATTTGTACAGTCTAAAACAAATTGAAACTAACTACCACTATTTATATTTAAGCTAACCGACTATATCAACAAACTtctaactaactaactaactttGACTACTAATTACAATTAGTTAACTTAACCACTAACTTGGTGCCAGCTCACTAACAGCTCACTTCAGCATAACTTTTGGACACTTCTTCGCTTTTCTGACCATTTTctaatattattattttatcaCTCTATAACAACTTTTACCTATAACATCAACATCCATCTTCATAATATTACGCTTTACTACTCCTCTATAACAACTACTATATTTTTGGGTAATATAACAACCATTAGAATCCCTAAAGTTACCAATTAAAATTATCATTTAATTGTGGATGAGGGACTTAGTCCCTGTATATGATTTCAGACAAATCTTACTTTATGAGCTATCTATTAGAATTGAGTAAGTCCGGAAGTTAATTTTCCACATCCCTCTCTTGCACCATCTAACATATCTCCTCCTTGGGAGGTATCTACAAGTGGAAGGGGTCGGAGAATTCATTTGTGGTTGATATTGGAAAATGTGTCAAAGTGCTCAAAGGGTCTCCAAGGAGGAGATGTTGATCGTGCAAGTAAATGAAGAGAAGAAAAGTTAGATCTGctgcagtgttttaaaaggcgggggcgtaagatGAGGCGTTTTACATATGTCTCGCctaggcgtaagccccgaggcacggggcgtaagccccgtGTGtacttaatttttaatattttctaaattaataaaataaaaatataagtaaaaaatatattaaaattatctaaataaaaaaagaattagtataaaaatgtatatatttattattaaCATGCCAACATATGCATGGACTattaaaaaaatcttgaaaaagtgAATGTAAAGATGCATTACACAATAACATGACTATGATGAAACATAATTCGAGTTGACAAAATAATACTCTGTCCTAATAATTCAAAGATAAAACTGAAAATAATATAAAGTTATTATTTTAAAACCTAAAACTAGATAAAAATTAATACTCATTAATATACAAATAGTCAAAGTAGAGTCTTCAAAACATTATCTAAACTAGAGTGATATCAAAAGAAATTCTAAAACTAAAAACTATCTTGAAAAAGATAAATTGAAGAATGCTAAGAAAATCTTGAAGAAAATAAATCATAAAGAAGGAAAATGCAAACATGGAAGATAGTAAGAATTAGACGACAAAACTATTTGCTTTGTAGTTTACTTTGCATACAAAGGTGTAAAGTGTATATGTTACTCCGTAAACAACAATGAGAAAAACTTATGAAATTAGGATAAACGATTGGAAAAAACTTTTGACTTTTTGAGATATTTAGTTTGAGAATTTACTATGAGTTAATTACTGGatatttaacttttttttaaaaaatattaagcaATTTTGGCTTAAAATTGTAAAAGTTCCCGGGGCTTACGCCTAGGCTAACGCCCCAAGATAATTACGCCCCGCCTGTGCGCCTCAGTGCTTTTTCGGTACACCTCGCCTCTGGGCTAGCCCCGGGGCTCCCCCCAAAacaccttttaaaacactgatttcAGCCGAATCTACCCTACTTTCCTAACACTTAGGcctgtttggacatgatttcaggTTATTTGAAATTATTGATTTGAAGTTAAAAAATTTTTTGGTTATGCAATTTAGTTAaaaattttaagttgtatttttctcATAAATATGAAAAGCGTAAATTGTTTGGaaactatcaaaacttccccaactcttatacaatcttaccggatgagcaaatcatagttcataaacaAGGTGTAGGGATATCCTTAGGCATTACTTTAATAAATTACACATCTACATATTCCTTTTATAGATAAATGCTCGTGATTACATGCTATCACAAACTTTCACATACACATAATTTTACAAAGATTCACTTTCAAAAAATCAGCAATAGTAGTAACTAGCTATTCTTTAACATAATCATTCCACAAGGTAAGGTCGATTTCTTCATGTCGAGCATAAGTCTTTTTTCACAAAATATAAAATGatgggagtttttttttttacaaaatataaacttattggtcaaattttatatttaaaaaaattgaaatcatgaACGAATGAAATTTTGTGCAAATTTTATAAACAAATGCTGATTTGAAATTAAGCATGGCCAAACGTCTACTTAATAAGAAAAGTTAAAAGAAAAACACGACAGATAGTTTGAGACGAAGAGAGAACTTAATAAGGAGAATCCGATGCACTAAGTTCCTGCTATGCACGAAATCCAAAAAAGAATAGACCACCGCAAGAACCTTTTCTAATACCCAAGTAAATGAAGAGAAGAAAAATGCCGTCTATACTTTGCTAACACTTTGGCACACCTCTCATGAGTCAAAAGGAGGATACAGAAGTCCCATATTTGCAGAGTAAATGCCGAATTATGTTCTATAATTAATGCCAATAATAGAAAGGTCTGACTTTCTAGTTTCGTCAATAAATAGTGATTGGTTGAAACAtctacttagagcctgtttggatgggcttaaaaaaagcagcttataagcttaaaacagcttataagcaaaaaaagaaataaaaaagttGGAGTAGCCCAGCTtaggcttataagctgctttagataagctaagcgaAATgggctcatttttttttttttttgacttattttaagcataaaatggttttaagctggccagccaaacactcaaaaaaactgaaaacatcttataagctgttttcaacaacttataagtcaatccaaacgggctcttaatccgGTGTTCGGCAAGCAAGTTTCAATTTGCTGCAAATTGAACGAGTGGCTTTGAAAATTAAGTGGGACCTGCACTTTCATTGAGCAAGCAGATAGCAGAAGCACACGTTGTTGAAGAGCCGTGTGCTTCTAGCCCCTTCAATAGAGTAGTAATAATTAAATTGGTGTATTTCAATTAAAATTTTTGAAGTAGCAAAGTCTTGAGTAAAAATAACACTTGGGCCAATTATTTtacttaaaattaaaatatttttttacaatACAGAATTATATGAGTAAGCGAGAAACTCCATGAAAGGAAAATTAATGATTCTCCTAATGAGACAATTCAATTAATCCCTTATTTTGAAAGAACTGTTCAAGGACCAAACGGTCCCTTACCTTCATACTTCATATAAATAAATCTAAAATTCTAAAGTATAATCCTTTTTAGAAATCGAATGGATTCGGTCTTATACATACGCGTGGAAGGTAatgaaaaaacaaagaaaattgGTTCTTCATTCTTTTATCACTTAGGAGCATTGCGAGATGAAAGTCTCATGCATAGTTTTGAATGAGAGAAAGAAGTGAGGAACAAACAAATTTTATCGGAAGCATTCTTCTAATAAATTCCTTGGGAACTTCTATAGTAAATGGAATATATAGAATTGTGATCCATCAAATATTGCAAAGTCCCGATAGCAGTGCTAGTACATTTGAGACTTCTTAATTGACTAGTTGTAAATAGCCTCAGGACTATGGAACAAAAGATTATCTCTAATCTAGACCAAGGTATTGATGGTAATTTTCTAATCTCGCAGAACAAAATGTGATACGATGAGATAGAATGCAATAGAAACAAAGACAGGGAACGGGTTACCTTGAAGGGAGATAGTGCATCAAGCTGTTTGCAAGGGCCAACTTGATCCTCTTCCCTGAGATCTCAGATGAGGGAACCCTGGGAGAGCCACTGACTCCAACTACCGTCCATGTACAATACATACTAGATCTGACGAACTGCCCATCCTACCTCTTCTACGTTCTTGACAACCCATCTTTGTCTCAGTAGAGTCTTTCAGTGGCACGTTTCGGTCCTCTTCCCATTACTTAAAAAAAGTGAGTCACCGGTTCAGGTACAAGATAATATCATTACTGCTTGGACAATTAGACATCCAACCCGTAATCGCAACGATCCAATTGTAAGAGTGGAACTCTACCAACTGAGTTATATCCCTCTGAGCCAAGTGGAGCATGCATAAAGTAGTTAGATgcttctttt
Encoded here:
- the LOC132615503 gene encoding uncharacterized protein LOC132615503; translation: MIINVESQRLNGSVSSFGGNVDTSDHTALMGNRAHGDNFRPSHHAGSSHYGGNSGGNNYQYSGNYSGNGSYHSGGSSGNSGGGNYSSGGNRPGGNYPSGGNYSGGRNYSSGGGYSGKGHLVCEFCHYKGHTRENCYKLHGYPTDLKNKKRGKEVRTAPNYANNATTGPDNVADSSGISTVHNIPATPTAPFFTLEQYNQIMQMLQGKQAESVANAASIGTA